A window of Nicotiana tabacum cultivar K326 chromosome 24, ASM71507v2, whole genome shotgun sequence contains these coding sequences:
- the LOC107817717 gene encoding protein SOB FIVE-LIKE 5-like, translating to MDYGIFSDSECSSGCESGWTLYLENSVLPPITSCNANKFSPFCEAEKSVKTEQDEEEEEEEDLSMVSDASSGPPHFNEEDQDYGHNNNGFIFHAPINATLPKNNPKRQKAKGKKQQTSALDDTASSPFFDFSNNNFTITNGTASVDNVLDFSQGYSTTHFQRRSAYAYQEQYDFFQSSLLPGNQIQENQWSEGKRWGY from the exons atggaTTATGGAATTTTTTCAGATTCAGAATGTAGTAGTGGATGTGAATCTGGTTGGACTTTATACTTGGAAAATTCTGTACTTCCTCCTATTACTTCTTGCAATGCCAATAAATTTTCACCTTTTTGTGAAGCTGAAAAGAGTGTAAAAACAGAACaagatgaagaggaagaagaagaggaggatttgtCTATGGTTTCTGATGCATCTTCTGGACCTCCACATTTTAATGAAGAAGATCAAGATTATGGCCACAACAATAATGGCTTCATTTTTCATGCTCCCATTAATGCCACATTGCCTAAAAACAACCCCAAAAGGCAAAAAGCAAAGGGAAAAAAACAGCAAACTTCTGCACTGGATGATACAGCTAGCTCTCCTTTTTTTGATTTCTCAAAT AACAATTTTACAATCACCAATGGCACAGCTTCAGTGGATAATGTATTGGACTTTTCACAAGGTTATTCTACAACTCATTTTCAG AGGAGATCTGCATATGCATATCAGGAGCAATATGATTTCTTCCAATCATCTCTGTTACCTGGAAATCAAATACAAGAAAACCA GTGGTCCGAagggaaaaggtggggatattaG
- the LOC107817713 gene encoding nucleobase-ascorbate transporter 4-like gives MTPPPKADELVPHPVKDQLPGVDYCVNSNPSWAEAIILGFQHYLVMLGTTVIIPTVIVPQMGGGNEEKAHVIQTLLFVSGLNTLLQSWFGTRLPVVIGGSFTFIVPTVFVALSSRYNTYLDPHERFKQSMRGMQGALMIASILPILIGFLGIWRIVVRFLSPLSAAPLVLLVGLGLYVQGFPLLAECVEIGLPQLIILILLSQYIPHMWKLKFPIFERFAVLLSVGIVWAYAALLTVTGAYNNRSPQTQFSCRVDRSGLISGASWIRFPYPWQWGAPKVDAGETFVMMAAALVSLVESTGAFIAAARYGSVTHTPNSVLSRGAGWLGLAILLNGLWGTASGSTVSVENVGLLALTRVGSRRVIQISAIFMLFFSVLGKFGAVVASIPLPIIGALYCVLFALMSSAGLGLLQFCNLNSFRTKFILGFSIYLGLSVPQYFNGYVITTGDGPVHSGSAWFNKIMQVIFTSPATVAGIVALFLDITLARKHATMKRDNGSHWWAKFNYFDRDPRSEEFYSLPYGLSKYFPSV, from the exons ATGACACCACCGCCAAAAGCAGATGAATTGGTGCCACATCCAGTGAAAGACCAATTACCAGGAGTCGATTACTGTGTTAACAGTAATCCTTCTTGGG CCGAGGCCATTATTCTGGGTTTTCAGCACTACTTAGTTATGCTCGGGACTACTGTAATCATCCCAACCGTCATTGTTCCTCAAATGGGTGGTGGCAAT GAGGAGAAAGCTCATGTAATTCAAACTTTGCTTTTCGTCTCTGGGCTGAACACTCTTTTGCAGTCTTGGTTTGGAACCCGGCTTCCTGTGGTAATAGGTGGATCATTCACATTCATAGTTCCAACCGTTTTTGTTGCATTATCCAGTCGATATAATACATATCTTGACCCTCATGAG AGGTTTAAACAATCGATGAGAGGAATGCAAGGAGCTCTGATGATTGCATCTATACTTCCCATACTAATTGGCTTTCTAGGAATCTGGAGAATTGTTGTAAG GTTCCTATCCCCACTGTCTGCAGCTCCACTGGTGTTGCTTGTTGGCCTTGGCCTATATGTGCAAGGTTTTCCGCTT CTGGCAGAATGTGTTGAAATTGGCCTTCCACAGTTGATCATTTTGATTTTGTTGTCACAA TACATTCCTCATATGTGGAAATTAAAGTTTCCCATATTTGAGCGATTTGCTGTCCTATTATCAGTTGGAATAGTGTGGGCATATGCAGCTCTTCTCACAGTGACAGGTGCATACAACAATAGATCCCCACAAACTCAGTTCAGTTGTCGTGTTGATCGCTCTGGCCTCATTAGTGGAGCTTCATG GATAAGGTTTCCTTACCCATGGCAATGGGGCGCTCCTAAAGTTGATGCCGGAGAAACCTTTGTTATGATGGCTGCAGCTTTGGTTTCTCTTGTCgag TCTACTGGAGCATTTATTGCAGCTGCAAGATATGGTAGTGTAACACATACACCGAATTCAGTACTTAGCCGTGGAGCTGGTTGGCTG GGATTAGCCATTTTGCTAAATGGTCTATGGGGAACTGCAAGTGGTTCTACTGTATCAGT AGAAAATGTAGGTCTTTTGGCATTGACGCGAGTTGGAAGCAGAAGAGTGATTCAAATATCTGCAATATTTATGCTTTTCTTTTCTGTGTTAG GAAAATTTGGAGCTGTTGTTGCTTCCATACCACTTCCAATCATTGGAGCTTTGTACTGTGTCTTGTTTGCCCTCATGT CTTCTGCTGGTCTTGGTTTACTTCAATTTTGCAACCTCAACAGCTTCAGAACTAAATTTATATTAGGTTTCTCAATCTACTTGGGACTTTCTGTTCCACAATATTTCAATGGTTATGTGATCACAACTGGTGATGGTCCAGTTCACTCTGGCTCTGCCTGG TTTAACAAAATAATGCAAGTGATCTTCACGTCCCCTGCCACAGTGGCGGGGATTGTGGCATTGTTCTTGGACATAACTCTTGCTCGCAAACATGCCACGATGAAGAGAGACAATGGCAGCCATTGGTGGGCAAAGTTCAACTACTTTGACAGAGATCCTAGGAGTGAAGAGTTCTATTCTCTCCCTTATGGCCTTTCCAAGTATTTTCCCTCAGTATAG